Proteins from a genomic interval of Trichoderma breve strain T069 chromosome 2, whole genome shotgun sequence:
- a CDS encoding alpha/beta hydrolase fold domain-containing protein, protein MATSSKPPVVIEKPLINCIPEELRHRFDSTFVEYHSKYNAGRLVTHQVPIEDVRKDPSKYAIDYGHELVDDGNLIITEEKCPVNGGEITVRIFQPGDVTSSEIRPAYVNFHGGGWTFGGLATDYDFCKRVVLELGCVAFDVDYRLAPEYKFPIPIDDCWTALNWIRDVKALQLNVNLDKIAVGGVSAGGHLSTVIAHMCRDEGIPLAFQLLGAPVCDIHVFTPTGELRPDCEYESYREMYHAPPLPAERMMFFHKCFVGNPRRAELDNWKVSPIKAPNFKNLAPALIWTAEMDVLRDEGEAYGRKMNDAGSKAEIIRLKGAPHNFAHLDAILESGKMYNRESIRALRDAFGGSS, encoded by the exons atggccactTCCTCCAAACCTCCAGTTGTTATCGAAAAGCCTCTTATCAATTGTATTCCGGAAGAGCTTCGGCATCGGTTTGACTCTACATTTGTTGAGTACCACAGCAAATACAACGCAGGCCGTCTAGTCACTCACCAAGTGCCGATTGAAGATGTCCGGAAAGACCCTTCCAAGTATGCCATTGATTACGGACACGAGCTTGTAGATGACGGTAACCTTATCATTACCGAAGAAAAGTGTCCTGTGAACGGCGGCGAAATAACTGTCCGCATCTTCCAGCCTGGGGATGTTACATCCTCGGAGATAAGACCGGCTTATGTTAATTTTCACGGGGGCGGATGGACATTTGGCGGCCTAGCTACAGACTATGACTTCTGTAAAAGAGTTGTCCTGGAGCTCGGGTGTGTCGCATTTGATGTTGACTATCGATTGGCGCCTGAGTATAAGTTTCCAATTCCTATTGATGACTGCTGGACCGCGTTGAATTGG ATCCGAGACGTTAAAGCTCTACAGCTTAACGTGAATCTGGATAAAATCGCTGTGGGGGGAGTCTCAGCGGGTGGTCATCTCTCCACAGTCATAGCCCACATGTGCCGCGATGAAGGCATACCACTCGCCTTTCAGTTGCTAGGAGCGCCAGTATGCGATATCCACGTCTTCACACCAACTGGAGAGCTTCGACCAGACTGCGAATATGAATCTTACCGAGAAATGTACCacgctcctcctctccctgcGGAACGCATGATGTTTTTCCATAAATGTTTCGTCGGAAATCCCAGACGAGCCGAGCTTGAC AACTGGAAAGTATCGCCAATTAAGGCACCGAACTTTAAGAACTTGGCTCCAGCACTGATTTGGACTGCAGAGATGGATGTTTTGAgagacgagggcgaggcaTATGGTCGAAAAATGAACGATGCTGGGTCAAAGGCGGAAATCATCCGACTTAAAGGCGCACCACATAACTTCGCACATCTCGATGCGATCTTGGAGAGCGGCAAGATGTATAACAGGGAGTCTATACGAGCTTTGCGTGATGCATTTGGGGGCAGCTCATGA